One part of the Dioscorea cayenensis subsp. rotundata cultivar TDr96_F1 chromosome 2, TDr96_F1_v2_PseudoChromosome.rev07_lg8_w22 25.fasta, whole genome shotgun sequence genome encodes these proteins:
- the LOC120280706 gene encoding uncharacterized protein At1g03900, translating into MSTPATRDAVEEVVDEEESMEHTLLVVREVTVYKIPPRSTSGGYKCGEWLQSDRIWTGRLRVVSRRDRCEIRLEDPSSGELFAACFVLPGNRDAAVEPALDSSRYFVLRIEDGRGKHAFIGLGFNERNEAFDFNVALSDHEKHVRRELDKDAAAGDLAAEETHIDIHPAVNHRLKEGETIRINVKNKPSSGTGMLSAAGLSGGTISSDKANKFLAPPPSGGGKIRSPLPPPPNDPAVKRMTSSPGVGLKDVKEAVRRNADPLSDLSPLERTLPSSTGSGSKTSTAAGWAAF; encoded by the exons GGAGGAGTCGATGGAGCACACCCTCCTCGTCGTTCGCGAGGTTACTGTCTACAAGATTCCCCCACGCAGCACCAGTGGCGGATACAAGTGCGGCGAGTGGCTCCAGTCCGACCGGATCTGGACTGGACGTCTCCGCGTCGTCTCCCGCCGCGACCGCTGCGAGATCCGCCTCGAGGACCCCTCGTCCGGTGAACTCTTCGCCGCATGCTTTGTCCTCCCTGGAAACCGCGACGCCGCTGTTGAGCCTGCGCTCGATTCCTCCCGTTACTTTGTCCTCCGCATAGAGGACGGCCGTGGCAAGCACGCGTTCATCGGGCTTGGCTTCAATGAGCGGAACGAAGCCTTTGACTTCAATGTTGCCCTCTCCGATCATGAGAAGCATGTCCGCAGGGAGCTTGATAAGGATGCTGCCGCTGGGGACCTTGCTGCTGAAGAGACTCATATCGATATTCACCCCGCCGTCAATCACCGGCTGAAG GAAGGAGAAACTATCCGGATTAATGTTAAGAACAAACCATCTAGTGGAACCGGTATGCTTTCTGCTGCAGGCTTATCTGGTGGAACCATAAGCTCAGACAAGGCAAACAAGTTCCTTGCACCCCCTCCCAGTGGAGGAGGTAAGATCAGGTCTCCACTCCCACCACCACCTAATGATCCTGCTGTGAAAAGAATGACATCAAGTCCTGGAGTTGGGCTAAAAGATGTGAAAGAAGCTGTGAGAAGGAATGCTGATCCTTTATCAGATCTTTCCCCTCTTGAG AGAACTCTTCCTTCTTCAACTGGGTCTGGATCAAAAACAAGCACAGCAGCAGGGTGGGCAGCATTCTGA
- the LOC120275422 gene encoding subtilisin-like protease, which translates to MESLEGFLMARPSRKITFFTTYIPNFQGLSRWDGLWVDSNMGAGVIIGVVDSGITPRHASFMDDSSMPPPPTKWKGTCGFSNKTFCNNKLIGAISFDDPHADPNDHKGHGTHVAGIAAGNFVANASVLGLAKGTASGVAPKAHLAIYSWGHTLAAIAAAIDRAIQDGVDILSLSLGHGTHLFADDDFAIATFGAVKKNIFVSIATGNSGPFRETVENGAPWQLTVGASNHDRRIVATVRLGNGVELEGQSRYQPSTSHTTTRVPCLPRARRSQWHFRLQAKLF; encoded by the coding sequence ATGGAGTCTCTTGAAGGATTCCTAATGGCAcgaccctccagaaagattacATTCTTCACAACCTATATTCCAAATTTCCAAGGGTTGAGCCGGTGGGATGGTCTTTGGGTTGACTCAAATATGGGTGCTGGAGTGATCATTGGTGTGGTTGACAGTGGCATCACCCCTCGCCATGCTTCTTTCATGGATGATAGCTCAATGCCACCTCCGCCAACCAAATGGAAAGGCACTTGTGGTTTTAGCAATAAAACATTTTGCAACAACAAGCTTATTGGTGCTATTTCATTTGATGACCCACATGCCGATCCTAACGACCACAAAGGGCACGGAACACATGTTGCAGGAATTGCTGCTGGGAACTTTGTAGCTAATGCAAGTGTTCTTGGACTTGCAAAGGGCACTGCATCTGGTGTTGCACCTAAAGCTCATTTAGCAATATATTCTTGGGGACATACTTTGGCTGCTATAGCGGCAGCCATAGACAGAGCCATTCAAGATGGAGTGGATATTCTTTCACTTTCTCTTGGCCATGGAACCCATCTATTCGCTGATGATGATTTCGCAATTGCTACATTTGGTGCcgttaagaaaaatatatttgtcagTATAGCAACAGGAAACTCAGGTCCATTTCGGGAAACggtagaaaatggggcaccgtGGCAATTGACAGTTGGAGCAAGCAACCATGACAGGAGAATAGTTGCTACTGTGAGACTTGGAAATGGTGTCGAACTTGAAGGGCAATCTAGATACCAACCAAGCACTTCCCATACTACCACAAGGGTCCCTTGTCTTCCCAGGGCTCGAAGGTCACAATGGCACTTTAGGTTGCAAGCCAAACTCTTTTGA
- the LOC120275430 gene encoding subtilisin-like protease 4, whose translation MSKNPKTQTFSSMKSWKNGTNPFCPTLLWTLGEPRLVYSYHDTISGFAARLTKEEVKAMESMEGFIQAQPDEVLPLLTTYTPDFVGLSQRNGTWYDDGYGKGMVIGILDTGIDPTHPSFSDEGMPMPPVKWKGTCDSRVATCNNKIIGAAEFLRGKPVPTDIDDNGHGTHVASIAAGNFVDNVDVLGNAKGTADGMAPRAHLAIYKVCTKDGCADSDILAGIDQAISDRVDVLSVSIGIGSRPFYQDSIAIGSFAALRRKILTCAAAGNAGPSENSIANDAPWILTVGATTTDRRIKATLKLGNETELIEGETAYQGPITANLTMLPMAFPGYQGGNNNCLNETFNGINVTGMLVLCLSGGDLSHIEKGMNVKKAGGAAMVVLNQEEEGLTTLSEAHVLPAIHVNYSNALKIISFFNSSLAKNSTAMGSIFYNGTQFGALSAPAVASFSSRGPSYNNGGILKPDILGPGVNILGAWPSKVGPESLGSSMTFNFQSGTSMAAAHVAGIAALIKSSIRRHRRYPSSIKSAIITSAKSLDREWKPITDEHNGNPSKISAMGAGQVNPSGASDPGLVYHLHTHYYVRYLCSLGYTDEQIRVITQYRVQCLRMRDFGPERLNYPSILVTLGIPSRKVIRRVVENVGEPKSIYYPQFELPEGVSVEVYPSRLEFSSQYEKQWYNVVLSISNSTILGRGDFAEGQLLWVSPRHVVRSPITIIFN comes from the coding sequence ATGTCCAAAAACCCAAAGACGCAGACCTTCTCATCGATGAAGAGCTGGAAAAATGGCACAAATCCTTTCTGCCCAACACTACTCTGGACTCTCGGGGAGCCCCGGTTAGTCTACTCCTATCACGATACGATAAGTGGCTTTGCAGCAAGGCtgacaaaagaagaagttaaaGCAATGGAATCAATGGAAGGATTCATTCAAGCACAACCAGATGAAGTGCTACCATTGCTTACTACATACACACCGGACTTTGTCGGCCTCAGCCAACGGAACGGGACATGGTATGATGATGGATATGGTAAGGGGATGGTCATCGGCATCCTTGACACCGGTATTGATCCTACTCACCCTTCCTTCTCTGATGAAGGCATGCCAATGCCACCGGTGAAGTGGAAGGGGACTTGTGATTCTAGAGTTGCTACCTGCAACAACAAGATCATCGGTGCAGCTGAATTTCTGCGGGGAAAGCCAGTGCCAACCGATATTGATGATAACGGGCATGGCACTCATGTGGCAAGCATTGCTGCGGGAAACTTCGTAGATAATGTCGATGTTCTTGGCAATGCTAAAGGCACAGCAGACGGTATGGCACCCAGAGCTCACTTGGCTATTTACAAAGTATGTACTAAAGACGGCTGTGCTGATAGTGATATACTTGCCGGAATAGACCAAGCCATCAGTGATAGAGTTGACGTTCTATCTGTCTCCATCGGTATCGGGTCTCGACCTTTCTATCAAGATAGCATCGCCATTGGTTCATTCGCAGCATTGAGACGGAAGATACTCACTTGCGCCGCAGCAGGCAATGCCGGGCCATCGGAGAATTCCATAGCTAATGATGCTCCATGGATCCTGACAGTAGGAGCAACCACAACAGATAGAAGAATCAAAGCAACATTGAAGCTTGGAAATGAAACAGAACTCATAGAAGGAGAAACAGCATACCAAGGTCCAATTACTGCAAACCTGACAATGTTGCCAATGGCTTTCCCAGGGTACCAAGGAGGAAACAATAACTGCCTCAATGAGACCTTCAATGGCATCAATGTCACAGGGATGCTTGTTCTATGCCTAAGTGGAGGCGATCTGTCACACATTGAAAAAGGGATGAATGTGAAGAAAGCTGGAGGTGCAGCCATGGTGGTACTAAATCAGGAGGAAGAAGGACTTACAACTCTCTCTGAAGCTCATGTTCTTCCTGCAATCCATGTTAACTACTCCAATGCACTGAAgatcatctccttcttcaattCATCATTAGCAAAGAACTCCACAGCAATGGGAAGTATCTTCTACAATGGCACACAATTTGGTGCACTTTCGGCTCCAGCAGTTGCATCCTTTTCCTCAAGAGGACCAAGTTATAACAATGGTGGCATTCTCAAGCCAGACATTCTTGGTCCAGGAGTGAACATTCTTGGAGCATGGCCTAGTAAAGTTGGACCAGAGTCTCTTggttcatccatgacattcaacTTCCAGAGTGGTACATCAATGGCTGCAGCACATGTTGCAGGAATAGCGGCTCTGATTAAGAGCAGTATCCGAAGACATCGCCGCTATCCAAGCTCAATCAAATCAGCAATCATCACATCAGCCAAAAGTCTAGACCGGGAATGGAAACCAATCACTGATGAGCACAATGGCAACCCTTCGAAGATTTCAGCCATGGGAGCAGGACAAGTGAATCCATCAGGAGCAAGTGATCCAGGGCTTGTCTATCACCTTCATACACATTACTATGTTCGCTACCTTTGCAGTTTAGGATACACAGACGAACAGATCAGAGTAATCACACAGTATAGAGTTCAGTGTCTAAGAATGCGAGACTTCGGGCCTGAAAGATTGAATTACCCATCGATTTTAGTCACGCTCGGCATCCCGTCAAGGAAGGTCATTAGGCGTGTTGTGGAGAATGTCGGCGAGCCAAAATCAATCTACTACCCGCAATTTGAACTACCAGAAGGTGTTTCTGTGGAAGTTTACCCTAGTAGGCTTGAGTTTTCTAGTCAGTATGAGAAGCAATGGTATAATGTTGTTCTTAGTATCAGTAATAGCACAATTCTGGGGAGAGGTGATTTTGCAGAAGGGCAACTCTTATGGGTATCCCCAAGGCATGTGGTAAGGAGCCCTATCACTATCATATTCAACTAG